CAGCAGAGTGATCATTAATGAACCCGTAACGGCTAACTTAGCCACAACGACTTGGCGTCCCGTCGTGGACTCAAGACTTTACTTTTATTCACTTGAGGAGAACTCTCATGAAACGTTTTGCCCAACTGGCCTTTATTTCTGCAGTGACCATTTCGGGAACCGCCTTCGGTCAGACAGGCGATATGAAGGGTATGGAAATGAAAAAGGGTTGCATGGACATGAAGGAGATGAAAGGCATGGACATGAACAATATGAAAGGCATGAATATGGAGGGATGTAAGGATATGATGAAGGAGAACACTGCCGACAGCAAAGTCCAGGGTACCTCCAAGGAAGACACAGTACACAAGACGTCAGCCGTGGTGAAATCGGTAGACCCGACCAATGGCAAGGTGACACTCGCCCATGACCAGGTAAAGTCCCTGAATTGGCCGGCAATGACAATGACTTTCGGCGTCAAGGACAAGTCTTTGCTCGACAAGCTCGCAGTCGGAAAGAAAGTGGACGTTGAGTTCACGCAGCAAGGATCGAACTACGTCGTTTCAGCAGTTAAATAAGCGGAATACGGGTCTTCAGCTCGGGTTCTATTCGTCAGCACAGTGACAATCCGGGTAGCCGCGACGGTAGATCCGCCATCGCCGCTGTGCTGATTCTAATTGCTCGCGAGTTTTAGCTAATAACGCCCCGGAACGCGTAGCGTGTCGTTATTTACAGTTTCTGAAACGCTTCCTTCAATCTGTCGAGAAGTCACACGTTTTCTTCACCGGGCTGCGGTCGCGCACCCCGGTGTCGTGTCGTGGGCGAACTAACTGCCGAGGGAGGCCGGATCGAGCGTGAACTCGTTGATACCCCGAAAGCTCGCAGTCACGACGTCGATATCAAAACCCAACCTAACACGCAGGACAGTTTGCGACGTATTCCGCCGAGTGTCGGACTCGTTTGCCTGTCTTGGCTTGAGGTCAGAGGAAGGTTCTATTCGTCCGCTACCCCACGGCGATCAGCTGAACTGGGCGTCGAACTCCTTGGACGCGATCCTTGGTCCTCTTTGGTCCAGGCCTTGGGCGATAACCCGACAAATCACCGAAGGTCCTGCCCATACTCAACGCCCTGCATTGCTAAAGCCGCTCTTCGCATCAACGGTGCGGCCGAGAGGACATTATTCCCATAATGTCTGGAAAATACGGGCGCAGTGTAAGCGCATCGTTTGGCCTGTACTGCGCCAAGTCCTCAGCAATAAGAGTGGCTCAAGTGGTAAAGTTCGGTTAAAATCAACCATACAGAATTTACCAGTAACGCTATCTTATTGTTTCAAAAGGATTGTAGTGGAAAGCTTCCCGCGAAAAGAACTCGTTAATATTGTGCAGTCCGGCATGACCGGCTCGCGTAGCGCCTTCGCGCTCGCCGTCGGCCGGTTCGCGACCAAGCTGAAACAGACAGACCTAGCCCTGGCGCAGGAAATTGCACAGTTTCTCTCGTCCGAGAACGTCATGCGCGGCGCAGGCGACTTCGTGCCGGCACCTGTCGACGCGGACTCGCGCATGGAGCTGGTCGAGACCGTCTATCCGGTCGTCGTGCCGAAAAGACCGGTCTTCAACGGTACCGTGCAGGACGTGCTCGACGATGTACTCAAGGAATGGCGCAGCCTCGACGTGCTCATCCAGGAAGGACTCGCTCCGGCGCGCATGCTGCTGTTTTGTGGCCAGCCTGGCGTCGGCAAGACCCTGGCCGCGTACTGGCTCGCCCAGGAACTCAAACTTCCCCTGCTTACCCTTAATCTTGCAACCGTCATGAGCAGCTTCCTGGGCAAGACCGGGAACAATGTGCGCGCAGTGTTCGATCACGCCATGTCCAGGCCGTGTGTCCTGCTGCTCGATGAATTCGACGCCATTGCCAAGCGCCGCGACGACGACAGTGATGTGGGCGAATTGAAACGACTGGTCAACGTCTTGCTGCAGGCGCTGGACGACTGGCCGGCCAACGCCCTGCTGATCGCTGCCACTAACCATGGAGAATTGCTCGATCCCGCCGTCTGGCGCCGGTTCGACCACGTCATCCAGTTCGAGCCGCCCTCCGCTGAGCTTATCGAAACCTACCTTGCAGACCTGGCCATGGAAGAGAAGGTTCGTAAGAACTTGGCTGCGCTGCTACACGGGGAATCGTTCAGCGGTATCGGCCAGATCGTGAACGCTTCGCGCAAGACCGCGCTGCTGGAGAAAGCCGAGCTCGTGCCCACACTGGTCAAGAACGCCGTTAGGTTGCGAATAAGTAAAGGAGATATGGCCAAGCCCCATGAGGGCGAGATGTTGCTCATGTACCTGGCCGGTCACTCGCGCAGGGAAATTGCCACAAGCCTGGGCAAGACCCATCCAACAGTCAGCAGTGTCATCAAACGTTACCTCGGGGAGTAATCAGGAATGGCGGCAACGAACATCATCTTGGGCTATGGCGAAACACTGACGCATCCGTTCAAGCTCGATCGCGGTTCGGGTAACAAGAAATACCCGTATCACATCGCAGAGCAGCGAGAGTCGCTCGGCAAGCAGCTCGGAAGGCTCATGGAGGCGCAGCAGTCCCAACCGGCCATCGTCAAGCCGCGCGGCGAGTCCGTTGCCAAGTTCACCCTCCACCCTGCCTTCCTGGCCAAGACGCATCACCCGAACGGCCTACTAAAGGCGAGCGGCCTGCGCTGCGTCGGCAGCCGGTCGGCCTATGTCGTGCCGCGCAAGGTCGCCAGCACCCGCCAGAAGAGCGGTCAGTCGCTCTTCACGGCTGCGCTGTACGTGGCGGGCCCGGATGAAGCCTTCCGACGCCTGACCGACATGCTGTTTTCGACCAAGATCGCACAAACGCACCAGAAGGCGTTTTGCCGCTTTGAACTGATGCAGCCATTTGCAGCCTCCGACAAGAATTTCGTTGACGAGGCTACCCTAAACCAGCCAACACTTGAGGTTGTGCTCCATGCGTCGGCACAGGATGGCGACATCGTCAAGGCGTTTGCCCGCTACGCCGAATCGCTCGGCGGAGTGGCTGACATCGCGCGTGCGTTAAATGTCTCTGGCCTGACCTTTGTGCCGGTGCGCCTGCCGGCGGCGAAAGCGCATGGCTTGTCCGCCTTCCAGTTCGTCCGCGCCGTGCGGGTGATGCCATCGCTACGCATCGGCGGCAGGGAGATGCGCGCCTCGAGCATCGCTGCGCCTGCCTTGCCTGCCTTGCCGGCGATCGACACTTCGCTCAAGGTGGCAGTATTTGACGGCGGGATCGGTCACTCCGACCTGAGTTCCTGGGTTCAGGAGACGGTGATGCCGGGTGCAGAGTCGACATCCGCAGCCTACCTGCATCACGGGAATGGCGTGACCAGTTCAGTCCTGTTCGGGCCGCTCGATGAGGCGGCGGAGACCTTCCCGCGCCCTTACGCGAATGTGCACCACTACCGCTGCATCAGTCCTGCGTTGGCGACGCCCGACGGGATTCCCGACGCAGACCTGTACGACGTCCTTAAACATATCGATAGCGTCCTCAAAAGCGAGCAACCGGAGTTCGTCAACTTGAGCATCGGGCCGTACATGCCTATGAACGATGACGAAGTCCACCCCTGGACTGCCTTGATCGACAGTCACCTGGCCTCGGGGAAGACCCTCGCCGCTGTCGCGGTAGGCAATGACGGCGAAAAGGCATGGCCCGAATCGCGCGTCCAACCCCCTTCCGACATGGTCAACGCCCTGGCGGTGGGCGCGTGCGACGTCACCGAATTAGGCTGGGACCGCTCCCCGTACAGCTCGCACGGGCCAGGACGGAGCCCGGGCATGGTCAAGCCGGACGGTGTCGGCTTCGGAGGATCGGAAAAGCAGCCGTTTGTCGTCTACAACGCGCTCACGGGGCAATACGCCCACACGAGCGGCACGAGCTTCAGCTCGCCCGCGACCCTGCGCACTGCCATTGGCGTGAAGGTGTCCCTCAATTCGCCACTCAGCCTCGTCGCGGTACGGGCGTTGATGTCGCACCACGCGACGCGACCTAAAACCATGCTGATGAGCCATGTTGGGCACGGCCGCTTCCCTCAGAGTGTCGATGAGGTCCTGACCTGCGACGACAACGAAGTACGGGTGATCTACCAGGGCACCTTGCAGGCGGGGCAAAACCTCCGCGCCCTGATTCCCTTCCCGACCCTGCCCCTGAATGGCAGCGTGACGCTACGCGCCACGCTGTGCTTCGCGAGCCACACCGACCCCGAACATGCGGTGAACTACACCCGCGCCGGCTTGACGGTGATGCTGCGGCCGAAAAAATCGCAGAAAAAGACGACCACGTTCTTCTCCTCGTCGAAAATGTACACGAGCGAGCTCGAAGCGCGCATGGACGACCAGAAGTGGGAAACGACGCTCAAGCACGAGCAGCGCTTCAACGCCGACACCCTAGACGACCCCTTGTTCGATATCACTTACGGCGCCCGCGAAGACGGACAAAGCGTCGATAACGAAACACTGCCACCGCTCCCCTACGCCATGGTGGTGACGATTTCGGCCGAAGACACACCAGGCGTCTATAACAATATCAGGCAACGCTACCAGACGCTCCAGCCCGTCGAGGTACGTCAGGAGGTCCGGATCCAGAGCGGCACCGGTCGACCGTGACACGCAAAGGCCTTTGGCAGGGCAATGCATCCGCAACGCTGACAAAGGCCTAGCCGCGCAGCAGGCTTTCCTCGCCCTCGGCGAGCCGCCTGTGGCCAAGGTGTCAGTGCCGATTTCGGTGACGAACTCGTAGAGCGAGGCAATGCTCGGCGCCGTGCTAAATTCTACTGCGCAGTGCACACAGGCCATGCTCGATGGCGACAGACCGCGCCCTGACCATGCCTGATTTACCTATCTCCCTGGAGCACGAACGCGAGGTCGCTCCGATAGAAGCGCTGCACGTGCCTCATGAACTCGATGGCTCACGTGGAACGAACCGCGAGTGGAACGTGCCGCGACAAATCGCAGCCAACACAGACGTCGAGGCTGTGCGCGCATGGCTGGCGAACTTCGTCGGTACCAAGACGACATTCGACGCCTATCGAAAGGAGGCCGAGCGCCTGCTGGTGTGGTCGATATGGGAAGCCGGCAAGCCACTTTCCTCGCTGACCCACGAGGATTGGCTGGTCTACCAGCGCTTCCTGGCATCACCCGGGCCTCGCGAGAAGTGGGTGGCGGACAAGGGGCGCAAGCACCCCCGCAGCGACAACCGCTGGCGGCCCTTTGCTGGCCCACTCTCTACCGCAAGCCAACGACAGGCGGGCGTGATCCTCAATTCGACGTTCGCCTGGCTTGTCAACGCAGGCTACCTTGCTGGCAATCCGCTGTCGCTCTCGCGCCATCGCAAGCCTCGCTAGGCCCCGCGCATTGAGCGCTATCTTGACGAGGACCTGTGGCTACAGGTCAAGACCACAATCGATGCCCTGCCCCGCGAGACCCCGCGTGAACGCGAGCACTATTTCCGCCTGCGCTGGCTCATCACGCTGTGTTACGTCTGCGGCCTGCATATCTCAGAGGTTGCGAAAACAGCATGGGCAATTTCTTTTGCCGGCGCGACCAGGGCGGCACGGAACGCTGGTGGCTCGAGATCCTCGGAAAGGGGAGCAAGGTGCGGATCGTGCCGGCCACGAACGAACTCATGGTAGAGCTTGGCCGTTACCTGCGCGAATTGAGCTACCCGCCTATGCCGGTCCCGGGAGAGTCGACGCCCCTGTTGCTACACATTGGCGGCAACCCAAAGGCCCTCGTCGCTCCACATAGTCATGCCACATATGTCCCTTTTAGATTGCGCGCGGCTTTTATCACGTCATTGGTCCGGTCCAGTGCATCTTTCGGGGCCACAGACACGGCCTCGCTATCTGTTTCTTTCGTGATCCAGCCATTTGGAAAGTGGAACCACGTTGCGATTGACCAGGTATCCGCGCATTCGCCATACGCCTTCAGGATATTCCTGACGACCGGCAAAGGTTGAAACATCGGGTCGAATTGATAACGAGGATAATATTCTTCTCCATTATACAAGACACTGAAGATCCGCCCATGGCGCTTCCAAGCACTCGCTGGAAATGACTTTTTCCGTGGGGGCCTAATTTGTAGCTTGTTGATCTCTTCTGCTGTCAGCCATTCACCATCATCGAACACCTTTTTGACTGTAGCCATCTGATCAATCCGATCTTCAAGCATGATGCCGTCCTCCTTTTCAACACCATATTGATGGCTTTCACGGAAGTGAGTTCCAAGCTAAGCAAATGAGATGCTATCCGTCAGCCTGCCTGCGAACCATATTTTCGATAACCGCCTCAGGCATCGCCCTCACGAGCAAGCCACCAAATTTGCGAAAACTTTAAAGCCTACAAACTTGCTAGCAATCGCAATCAGCATAATTATTCACACTTAGGCTAATGTGCTCGCCACCAATACAACGACCCGAAGTATTAGGAAATTCCTTCGCTATCATTACATACTCCTTTCGCGCGCCGCCAGTATGCCGTAATTACTCATTGATTCTTCCTCATTCTCTTAATATCATGTATAGACACCAAATTCTACTCTAGTTAGATAGTCTAGTAAAATCTGGACGTTTGCAGATTTTGCCAAATCCACAGGGCGTCTGCCACCAAGGCCTATTGCTGGGGCAATAAACCAATTTAAAGCAGACCTTTTATCGCAACCAAGCGCACGAACGATGCTGGGCTCAATAGCATGCCATTCACTCAATAGCCCAAGCATTTTTAAACGCTTTTTTTGACCATTTGGCGCAGAGTAATGAAACGAGTAGCTGTAAAGTTGCGTTTTTCGCGACCTAACTCTCATAATTAAGATTTCTACAAAATAGTTAATTAATTATTTAAAAAATCGTTTTGCAGAGCTAAATCGAAAATTTCTACTTGAGACGACGTAACACTTCCTCATTGATCCATTGCGCTTCAGCCTTCGATATCAGGCCGCCTTCAAAAAATGCGTCGAGATAATGATCCAGTAC
This genomic stretch from Massilia putida harbors:
- a CDS encoding copper-binding protein: MKRFAQLAFISAVTISGTAFGQTGDMKGMEMKKGCMDMKEMKGMDMNNMKGMNMEGCKDMMKENTADSKVQGTSKEDTVHKTSAVVKSVDPTNGKVTLAHDQVKSLNWPAMTMTFGVKDKSLLDKLAVGKKVDVEFTQQGSNYVVSAVK
- a CDS encoding S8 family peptidase — translated: MAATNIILGYGETLTHPFKLDRGSGNKKYPYHIAEQRESLGKQLGRLMEAQQSQPAIVKPRGESVAKFTLHPAFLAKTHHPNGLLKASGLRCVGSRSAYVVPRKVASTRQKSGQSLFTAALYVAGPDEAFRRLTDMLFSTKIAQTHQKAFCRFELMQPFAASDKNFVDEATLNQPTLEVVLHASAQDGDIVKAFARYAESLGGVADIARALNVSGLTFVPVRLPAAKAHGLSAFQFVRAVRVMPSLRIGGREMRASSIAAPALPALPAIDTSLKVAVFDGGIGHSDLSSWVQETVMPGAESTSAAYLHHGNGVTSSVLFGPLDEAAETFPRPYANVHHYRCISPALATPDGIPDADLYDVLKHIDSVLKSEQPEFVNLSIGPYMPMNDDEVHPWTALIDSHLASGKTLAAVAVGNDGEKAWPESRVQPPSDMVNALAVGACDVTELGWDRSPYSSHGPGRSPGMVKPDGVGFGGSEKQPFVVYNALTGQYAHTSGTSFSSPATLRTAIGVKVSLNSPLSLVAVRALMSHHATRPKTMLMSHVGHGRFPQSVDEVLTCDDNEVRVIYQGTLQAGQNLRALIPFPTLPLNGSVTLRATLCFASHTDPEHAVNYTRAGLTVMLRPKKSQKKTTTFFSSSKMYTSELEARMDDQKWETTLKHEQRFNADTLDDPLFDITYGAREDGQSVDNETLPPLPYAMVVTISAEDTPGVYNNIRQRYQTLQPVEVRQEVRIQSGTGRP
- a CDS encoding antitoxin Xre/MbcA/ParS toxin-binding domain-containing protein produces the protein MRVRSRKTQLYSYSFHYSAPNGQKKRLKMLGLLSEWHAIEPSIVRALGCDKRSALNWFIAPAIGLGGRRPVDLAKSANVQILLDYLTRVEFGVYT
- a CDS encoding AAA family ATPase, whose amino-acid sequence is MESFPRKELVNIVQSGMTGSRSAFALAVGRFATKLKQTDLALAQEIAQFLSSENVMRGAGDFVPAPVDADSRMELVETVYPVVVPKRPVFNGTVQDVLDDVLKEWRSLDVLIQEGLAPARMLLFCGQPGVGKTLAAYWLAQELKLPLLTLNLATVMSSFLGKTGNNVRAVFDHAMSRPCVLLLDEFDAIAKRRDDDSDVGELKRLVNVLLQALDDWPANALLIAATNHGELLDPAVWRRFDHVIQFEPPSAELIETYLADLAMEEKVRKNLAALLHGESFSGIGQIVNASRKTALLEKAELVPTLVKNAVRLRISKGDMAKPHEGEMLLMYLAGHSRREIATSLGKTHPTVSSVIKRYLGE